One region of Alosa alosa isolate M-15738 ecotype Scorff River chromosome 1, AALO_Geno_1.1, whole genome shotgun sequence genomic DNA includes:
- the vps37a gene encoding vacuolar protein sorting-associated protein 37A has translation MNWIFPLSKGSGPIPPLNSLQQQRQRQIESLKTAHANIAEIQKDVEYRIPFTVNNSTISVNILLPPQFPQEKPVVSVYPPVGHHLVESNNGTVITSPLLTNFGMHSDLGKVIQSILDEFWKSPPVLMTGTTGFPFMYKPSGMSPYPPQSFHFVPAFPPQESQRPMGPASMPHAGTEAHAAPRPAAPAYGLITDLPLPVPTTDSQVGVNGHMYKMPEIPESFAELAEISLSQLKDMSDKEDVLLEFFVSLPQLKQVTSDKEELVNNIVAVAKKNLQLEPQLEGKRQEMLFKYEQLTQMKSNFETKMQRQHELSESCSLSALQARLKVAAHQAEEESEETAESFLEGKTEIDDFLTNFMEKRTLCHCRRAKEEKLQQSISTHGPYSTTH, from the exons ATGAACTGGATTTTCCCTTTGTCAAAGGGCTCTGGACCAATCCCACCTCTCAATAGTTTACAACAACAGAGACAGAGGCAAATCGAGTCACTTAAAACTGCCCATGCAAA TATCGCAGAGATCCAAAAAGATGTGGAATACAGAATTCCTTTTACAGTCAACAACTCGACCATCAGCGTCAACAT ATTGCTTCCACCCCAGTTCCCTCAAGAGAAGCCAGTGGTCAGTGTCTACCCACCTGTGGGTCATCACTTAGTAGAGAGCAACAATGGCACAGTCATCACCAGCCCACTTCTCACCAAC TTCGGGATGCACTCTGACTTGGGGAAGGTTATCCAAAGCATCTTGGACGAGTTCTGGAAAAGCCCACCCGTTCTCATGACTGGCACCACAGGCTTTCCTTT CATGTACAAGCCCTCTGGGATGTCCCCATACCCACCCCAGAGTTTCCACTTCGTCCCGGCCTTCCCCCCACAGGAAAGCCAGCGCCCCATGGGCCCTGCCTCCATGCCACACGCCGGGACGGAGGCACACGCTGCACCCCGCCCAGCCGCACCCGCCTACGGCCTCATAACAGACCTGCCACTGCCCGTGCCCACCACTGACTCACAG GTTGGGGTGAACGGTCACATGTACAAGATGCCGGAGATCCCAGAATCGTTTGCAGAACTGGCAGAGATAAG TTTGTCTCAGCTGAAGGACATGAGCGACAAAGAGGATGTCCTTCTGGAGTTCTTTGTGTCTCTACCCCAGCTCAAACAGGTCACCAGTGATAAGGAGGAGCTGGTCAACAATATTGTGGCAGTGGCCA AGAAGAACCTACAGCTCGAGCCCCAGctggagggaaagagacaaGAAATGCTGTTTAAG TATGAACAACTCACCCAGATGAAATCCAATTTTGAAACCAAGATGCAAAGACAGCATGAGCTGAGTGAG aGCTGCAGCCTGAGTGCCCTGCAAGCGAGACTGAAGGTGGCGGCCCATCAGGCCGAGGAGGAGTCTGAGGAGACGGCCGAGAGCTTCCTGGAGGGCAAGACCGAGATTGACGACTTTCTGACCAACTTCATGGAGAAAAGAACG CTGTGCCACTGCAGACGAGCCAAAGAGGAGAAGCTGCAGCAGTCCATCAGCACCCATGGGCCCTACTCCACCACCCACTAG